A part of Lysobacter stagni genomic DNA contains:
- the flgC gene encoding flagellar basal body rod protein FlgC, giving the protein MSNLPIFDVAGSAMNAQSVRLSTIASNLANADSVSGNPDAVYRAKQPVFRAEGVPGDPSLSGVNVVEVRESDAAPLKRYEPGHPLADAQGYVYAPAVDPVAQMVDLISASRSYQANVEVFNSAKELAMATLNMGR; this is encoded by the coding sequence ATGAGCAACCTGCCCATCTTCGACGTCGCCGGTTCGGCGATGAACGCGCAGTCGGTCCGACTGAGCACCATCGCCTCCAACCTCGCCAACGCCGATTCGGTGTCCGGCAATCCCGATGCGGTGTATCGCGCCAAGCAACCGGTGTTCCGCGCCGAAGGCGTGCCGGGCGATCCGTCGCTTTCAGGCGTCAACGTGGTCGAGGTGCGCGAGAGCGATGCCGCACCACTGAAGCGCTACGAACCCGGCCATCCGCTCGCCGATGCACAGGGCTACGTGTACGCGCCTGCCGTGGATCCGGTGGCGCAGATGGTCGACCTGATCTCCGCCTCGCGCAGCTACCAGGCCAACGTCGAGGTCTTCAACAGCGCCAAGGAACTGGCGATGGCCACGTTGAACATGGGCCGCTGA
- a CDS encoding flagellar basal body rod protein FlgF — protein sequence MTDRALYIAMTGASASLRTQAAVSHNLANADTVGFQATLEGTAAAPINGQGHASRVAAASQAYGVSGMHGGIVNTGNTLDVALNQDRWLTVQDPQGGVAYTRAGNLSMSANGLLTSNGHPVLGADGAPLTVPPYQSMDIAEDGTISIVPQGQPASTIAEAGRLGVVQARTADLVRGDDGLMRPANGQPPAPATGSSLVAGAVENSNVEATSMLVQMIQTARAFEMQVRVLQSVDENARSANSLLSSR from the coding sequence ATGACCGACCGCGCGCTCTACATCGCCATGACCGGCGCCAGTGCGTCACTGCGCACGCAGGCCGCGGTCTCGCACAACCTGGCCAACGCCGACACCGTCGGCTTCCAGGCCACGCTCGAAGGCACCGCCGCCGCACCGATCAACGGCCAGGGCCACGCCTCGCGCGTGGCCGCGGCGTCGCAGGCCTATGGCGTGAGCGGCATGCACGGCGGCATCGTCAACACCGGCAACACGCTGGACGTGGCGCTGAACCAGGACCGTTGGCTGACGGTGCAGGACCCGCAGGGCGGCGTGGCCTACACGCGCGCGGGCAATCTTTCGATGAGTGCCAACGGGCTGCTCACCAGCAATGGGCATCCCGTGCTCGGTGCCGATGGCGCGCCGCTCACGGTGCCGCCGTACCAGTCGATGGACATCGCCGAGGACGGCACGATCTCCATCGTGCCGCAGGGCCAGCCGGCCTCCACCATCGCCGAAGCCGGCCGCCTGGGCGTGGTGCAGGCACGCACCGCCGACCTGGTGCGCGGCGACGACGGCCTGATGCGCCCGGCCAACGGCCAGCCGCCCGCGCCCGCCACCGGCAGCTCGCTGGTTGCCGGCGCGGTGGAGAACAGCAACGTCGAGGCGACCTCGATGCTGGTGCAGATGATCCAGACCGCGCGCGCTTTCGAGATGCAGGTACGCGTCTTGCAGAGCGTGGACGAGAACGCGCGCAGCGCCAATTCGTTGTTGTCGTCGCGTTGA
- the flgB gene encoding flagellar basal body rod protein FlgB codes for MSDFLGIHGTALALREQRLQLLSANLANADTPGFQAQDLDFTSALQAALQPNAAVGDAIDGAAQGARYARASSQPSLDGNTVDGEREHALFAQAALEYRASLNFVESKVRTMLTAITGQ; via the coding sequence ATGTCCGACTTCCTTGGCATCCACGGCACTGCGCTGGCCCTGCGCGAGCAGCGGCTGCAATTGCTGTCGGCCAATCTCGCCAATGCCGACACCCCCGGTTTCCAGGCGCAGGACCTGGACTTCACCTCGGCCCTGCAGGCCGCGCTGCAGCCCAATGCCGCCGTCGGTGACGCCATCGACGGCGCCGCGCAGGGCGCGCGTTACGCGCGTGCGTCCAGCCAGCCCAGCTTGGACGGCAACACGGTCGATGGCGAACGCGAGCACGCGCTGTTCGCGCAGGCGGCGCTGGAATACCGCGCCTCGCTGAACTTCGTCGAATCCAAGGTGCGCACGATGCTCACCGCGATCACCGGTCAATAA
- the flgE gene encoding flagellar hook protein FlgE, translating into MGFNTSLSGINAANADLNVTANNIANVNTTGFKESRAEFADLFSSTAYGLSRNAIGSGVKLSNVAQQFSQGNIDPTGRGLDVAIDGEGFFVLNDNGARVYTRAGNFQPDSNGFIGTPDGKRLQVFAPNANGNGFDVGRLTDLQLQTTTSPPQASSSVAMQVTLPGNATQPTVTPFDPTDTNTYSHSTGGATVYDSLGVGHVQTSYFVKTANANEWQVYNYVDGTAVGGATTLQFSPTGALTSPANGQIAMAPFTPTTGAGVMNMTLNLSGSAQYGSAFALRELNPDGYAAGKLNEIDIDSTGVVFARFSNGADVALGQIALSTFTNPQGLQSQGNNVWAETYASGNPRTGAPDTADFGVLQSGALEASTVDLTEQLVNMITAQRNFQANAQMISTQDQITQTIINIR; encoded by the coding sequence ATGGGCTTCAACACTTCGCTGTCCGGCATCAACGCCGCCAACGCCGATCTCAACGTCACGGCCAACAACATCGCCAACGTCAACACGACCGGCTTCAAGGAATCGCGCGCCGAGTTCGCCGACCTGTTCTCGTCCACCGCCTATGGCCTGTCGCGCAACGCGATCGGCTCCGGCGTGAAGCTGAGCAACGTCGCGCAGCAGTTCTCGCAGGGCAACATCGACCCGACCGGTCGCGGCCTGGACGTGGCGATCGACGGCGAAGGCTTCTTCGTGCTGAACGACAACGGCGCACGCGTGTACACGCGTGCCGGCAACTTCCAGCCCGATTCCAACGGCTTCATCGGCACGCCCGACGGCAAGCGCCTGCAGGTGTTCGCGCCCAACGCCAACGGCAATGGCTTCGACGTGGGCCGCTTGACCGACCTGCAGCTGCAGACCACCACCAGCCCGCCGCAGGCCTCGTCCAGCGTGGCCATGCAGGTCACCCTGCCCGGCAATGCGACGCAGCCGACGGTGACGCCGTTCGATCCGACCGACACCAACACCTACAGCCACTCCACCGGCGGCGCGACGGTGTACGACTCGCTCGGCGTCGGCCACGTGCAGACCTCCTACTTCGTGAAGACCGCCAACGCCAACGAATGGCAGGTCTACAACTACGTCGACGGCACCGCTGTCGGCGGTGCGACCACGCTGCAGTTCTCGCCGACCGGTGCGCTCACCTCGCCGGCGAACGGACAGATCGCGATGGCGCCGTTCACGCCCACCACCGGTGCCGGCGTCATGAACATGACGCTGAACCTGTCGGGTTCGGCGCAATACGGTTCGGCCTTCGCGCTGCGCGAGCTCAACCCCGACGGCTATGCCGCGGGCAAGCTCAACGAGATCGACATCGACTCCACCGGCGTGGTGTTCGCGCGCTTCTCCAACGGTGCCGACGTGGCACTGGGCCAGATCGCACTGAGCACCTTCACCAACCCGCAGGGCCTGCAGTCGCAGGGCAACAACGTGTGGGCCGAGACCTACGCCTCGGGCAATCCGCGCACCGGCGCGCCCGACACGGCGGACTTCGGCGTGCTGCAGTCCGGCGCGCTGGAAGCGTCGACGGTGGATCTCACCGAACAGCTGGTCAACATGATCACCGCGCAGCGCAACTTCCAGGCGAACGCGCAGATGATCTCGACGCAGGACCAGATCACCCAGACCATCATCAACATCCGCTGA
- a CDS encoding flagellar hook capping FlgD N-terminal domain-containing protein — protein MTSITDFAASLGTSATGTSTKKSDSLGQADFLRLMTEQLQHQDPLNPMQNSEFLGQLAQFSTVQGIQGLQTSMDGFNSSLATDQMLRGAALVGRDVLVPSAKMSLGSEGSISGVVAAPDAGTVTFDITDANGQSVRKLTVSADKAGEAAFEWDGKDEAGNRLPSGTYGVSATYGSGEEKKTLSTYVEARVQSVTVGSDGVFLDLPGLGTAPLDYVLRIR, from the coding sequence ATGACTTCCATCACCGACTTCGCCGCCAGCCTGGGCACCTCGGCCACCGGCACGAGTACCAAGAAGTCCGACTCGCTCGGGCAGGCCGACTTCCTGCGCCTGATGACCGAACAGCTGCAGCACCAGGATCCGTTGAACCCGATGCAGAACAGCGAGTTCCTCGGGCAGCTGGCGCAGTTCTCCACGGTGCAGGGCATCCAGGGCCTGCAGACGTCGATGGACGGTTTCAATTCCTCGCTCGCCACCGACCAGATGCTGCGCGGTGCCGCACTGGTCGGGCGCGACGTGCTGGTGCCGTCGGCGAAGATGTCGCTGGGCAGCGAAGGCAGCATCAGTGGCGTGGTCGCCGCGCCCGACGCAGGCACCGTCACCTTCGACATCACCGATGCCAACGGGCAGAGCGTGCGCAAGCTCACCGTCAGTGCTGACAAGGCCGGCGAAGCCGCCTTCGAATGGGACGGCAAGGACGAGGCCGGAAACCGCCTGCCCTCCGGCACCTACGGCGTGTCCGCCACCTACGGCAGCGGCGAAGAAAAGAAGACGCTCAGCACCTACGTCGAAGCACGCGTGCAAAGCGTGACCGTCGGCAGCGATGGCGTGTTCCTCGACCTGCCGGGCCTGGGCACCGCGCCGCTGGACTACGTGTTGCGCATCCGCTGA
- a CDS encoding flagellar basal body P-ring protein FlgI: protein MACAFAGLLLMLCVVPPAHAERIKDLAQVAGVRGNPLIGYGLVVGLDGSGDRTSQTPFTVQSLKTMLDQLGVSIPAGVNPQLKNVAAVAIHAELPPYAKPGQPIDVTVSSIGNAGSLRGGSLLMAPLRGADGQIYAIAQGSLVVSGFGASGKDGSRISVNAPNGGRIPNGATVERAVAGAPPSGNVTLNLHEADFTTAAHIVEAVNSAFGNGRARAVDAVTIEVMPPANGDRVGFLAQLESLDVSPGAAASKVIVNSRTGTVVMGGQVSVLPAAVSHGSLTVSITENTQVSQPNEFGRGNTVVTPQSSVEASQDGGRMFLFQGGTSLEQIVRAVNAVGAAPGDIVAILEALKRAGALRAELEVI, encoded by the coding sequence ATGGCCTGCGCGTTCGCGGGCCTGCTGCTGATGCTGTGCGTCGTGCCTCCCGCGCATGCCGAACGCATCAAGGACCTGGCCCAGGTGGCCGGCGTGCGCGGCAATCCGCTGATCGGTTACGGCCTGGTCGTGGGCCTGGATGGCAGCGGCGACCGCACCAGCCAGACGCCCTTCACCGTGCAGAGCCTGAAGACGATGCTCGACCAGCTGGGCGTCAGCATTCCGGCGGGCGTGAACCCGCAGCTGAAGAACGTTGCCGCGGTCGCGATCCATGCCGAACTTCCGCCGTACGCCAAGCCGGGACAGCCGATCGACGTCACCGTGTCCTCGATCGGCAACGCCGGTTCGCTGCGCGGCGGCAGCCTGCTGATGGCACCGCTGCGCGGCGCCGACGGTCAGATCTATGCCATCGCCCAGGGCAGCCTGGTGGTGTCGGGCTTCGGCGCCTCGGGCAAGGACGGCTCGCGCATCTCGGTGAACGCACCCAACGGCGGGCGCATTCCCAACGGCGCCACCGTCGAACGCGCGGTCGCCGGCGCACCGCCGTCGGGCAACGTCACGCTGAACCTGCACGAGGCCGACTTCACCACCGCCGCGCACATCGTCGAAGCGGTCAACTCCGCGTTCGGCAACGGCCGCGCGCGCGCCGTGGACGCGGTGACCATCGAAGTGATGCCGCCGGCCAACGGCGACCGCGTCGGATTCCTGGCGCAGCTGGAATCGCTGGATGTCAGCCCCGGCGCGGCGGCGTCCAAGGTCATCGTCAATTCGCGCACCGGCACCGTCGTGATGGGCGGACAGGTCAGCGTGCTGCCGGCCGCCGTGTCGCACGGTTCGCTGACGGTGTCGATCACCGAGAACACGCAGGTCAGCCAGCCCAACGAATTCGGCCGCGGCAACACCGTGGTGACGCCGCAGTCCAGCGTGGAAGCCTCGCAGGACGGCGGCCGCATGTTCCTGTTCCAGGGCGGTACGTCGCTGGAGCAGATCGTGCGCGCGGTGAACGCCGTGGGCGCGGCACCGGGCGACATCGTCGCGATCCTGGAAGCGCTCAAGCGCGCCGGCGCGCTGCGGGCGGAGCTGGAGGTGATCTGA
- the flgH gene encoding flagellar basal body L-ring protein FlgH, producing the protein MNPFLRGIATLGALVLAGCASVVGDVRPFEPMHAPPAAIAPPPAPSSEGAIYPGSRSLRLFEDNKARTVGDLVTIVLVENTSARAQTNTSVSKESSIDMAAPTIAGVPITYKGNPILEASAEGSRDFKGAGNSTQSNRLNGSVTATVVQDLGNGNLLVRGEKQLRLNQGDELIQVQGIVRTADIGPDNRISSDRVGDARIVYGGRGTLARSNAMGWLGRFFNSAVYPY; encoded by the coding sequence ATGAACCCCTTCCTGCGCGGCATCGCCACCCTCGGCGCGCTCGTGCTCGCCGGTTGCGCCTCGGTCGTGGGCGACGTGCGTCCGTTCGAACCGATGCACGCCCCACCGGCGGCCATCGCGCCGCCGCCCGCGCCGTCCAGCGAAGGCGCGATCTATCCCGGCAGCCGCAGCCTGCGCCTGTTCGAGGACAACAAGGCGCGCACGGTCGGTGACCTGGTCACCATCGTGCTGGTCGAGAACACCAGCGCGCGCGCGCAGACCAACACATCGGTCAGCAAGGAATCGTCCATCGACATGGCCGCGCCGACGATCGCCGGCGTGCCGATCACCTACAAGGGCAACCCGATCCTGGAAGCCTCGGCCGAAGGCTCGCGCGACTTCAAGGGCGCGGGCAACAGCACGCAGAGCAACCGCCTCAACGGCTCGGTCACCGCGACGGTCGTGCAGGACCTGGGCAACGGCAACCTGCTGGTGCGCGGCGAGAAGCAGCTGCGCCTGAACCAGGGCGACGAGCTGATCCAGGTTCAAGGAATCGTCCGCACGGCCGATATCGGTCCCGACAACCGCATTTCGTCCGACCGCGTCGGCGACGCGCGCATCGTCTATGGCGGTCGCGGGACGCTGGCGCGTTCCAACGCGATGGGCTGGCTGGGACGCTTCTTCAATTCCGCTGTGTATCCGTACTGA
- the flgK gene encoding flagellar hook-associated protein FlgK, producing MANVLSTGAGALIAFQRALATVSHNVANVATEGYSRQRVDLATRTPTDMGYGYVGNGVQVADVRRVADQLATSRLLDSGGELARLQQLSALSSRVDAAMSDSTTGLAGVWSNFFDATTGLASNASSAASRQEVLSDARALTNRFNQLNAQLDSLGNEVNSGLRASADEVNRLGAEIARLNEEVSTNPNHVSNDLLDQRDRLVSELVGYTGGTAVAQGDGSLNVFTAGGQALVVGNTSSKLTTINDPFRPERLQLALDANGQQVRLNDSSLGGKIGGLMDFRTDVLDPAQSELGRIAVGLADTFNQQHRAGMDLNGRMGTDFFTIPAPKATSHAANTGTGTLTASMGDLSKLDAQNVVLKFDGTAWSATRADTGAAVPLTGTGTAADPLLVGGVELVVGGAPASGDRFLLQPTAGAAGGISVAIDDPNRIAAATPVKAQTDLANVGTGKVSGIKVTDATNANLLTPADIEFIDGTQYTVNGSGPFTYTPGQPIAANGWSLTLDGVPTAGDMFRVGTTGAGSSDNGNALVLSNLDDAKALTNGTVSLNGAIGGLTTMVGSAARQADYAAQAQEILHDQAQSARDAISGVNIDEEAANMIRFQQAYQAAAQVISTADNMFQSLIAAVSR from the coding sequence ATGGCCAACGTTCTTTCCACCGGTGCCGGCGCGCTGATCGCGTTCCAGCGCGCACTGGCGACGGTCAGCCACAACGTCGCCAACGTGGCCACCGAAGGCTATTCGCGCCAGCGCGTGGACCTGGCCACGCGTACACCCACCGACATGGGCTACGGCTACGTCGGCAACGGCGTGCAGGTGGCCGACGTGCGCCGCGTTGCCGACCAGCTGGCGACCTCGCGCCTGCTCGACAGCGGTGGCGAACTGGCGCGCCTGCAGCAGCTGTCCGCATTGTCCTCGCGCGTGGACGCGGCGATGTCCGATTCCACCACCGGCCTGGCCGGCGTGTGGAGCAATTTCTTCGACGCCACGACCGGCCTGGCCAGCAACGCGTCCTCGGCCGCATCGCGCCAGGAAGTGCTGTCGGATGCGCGCGCGCTCACCAACCGCTTCAACCAGCTCAATGCGCAGCTGGACTCGCTGGGCAACGAGGTCAACAGCGGTCTGCGCGCCAGTGCCGACGAGGTCAACCGGCTCGGCGCGGAGATCGCGCGCCTCAACGAGGAAGTCTCGACCAACCCCAACCACGTTTCCAACGACCTGCTCGACCAGCGCGACCGGCTCGTCTCCGAACTCGTGGGTTACACCGGCGGTACCGCCGTCGCGCAGGGCGATGGTTCGCTCAACGTGTTCACCGCGGGTGGACAGGCGCTGGTGGTGGGCAACACGTCGTCGAAGCTGACGACCATCAACGACCCTTTCCGCCCGGAGCGGCTGCAGCTGGCGCTGGACGCCAACGGCCAGCAGGTGCGCCTCAACGACAGCTCGCTGGGCGGAAAGATCGGCGGCCTGATGGATTTCCGCACCGACGTGCTGGATCCGGCGCAGTCCGAACTGGGCCGCATCGCCGTGGGCCTGGCGGACACGTTCAACCAGCAGCACCGCGCCGGCATGGACCTCAACGGCCGGATGGGCACGGACTTCTTCACGATTCCCGCGCCCAAGGCCACCAGCCACGCCGCCAACACCGGCACCGGCACGCTGACCGCCAGCATGGGCGATCTGTCCAAGCTGGATGCACAGAACGTGGTGCTGAAGTTCGACGGCACCGCGTGGAGCGCGACGCGCGCCGACACCGGCGCCGCCGTACCGCTCACCGGCACCGGCACGGCCGCCGATCCGCTGCTCGTGGGCGGCGTCGAACTGGTGGTCGGCGGCGCACCCGCCAGCGGCGACCGCTTCCTGCTGCAGCCCACTGCGGGCGCGGCGGGCGGCATCTCGGTGGCGATCGACGATCCCAATCGGATAGCGGCTGCGACTCCGGTGAAGGCGCAGACCGACCTGGCCAACGTCGGCACGGGCAAGGTCAGCGGCATCAAGGTCACCGACGCGACCAACGCCAACCTGCTCACGCCGGCCGACATCGAGTTCATCGACGGCACGCAGTACACCGTCAACGGCAGCGGCCCCTTCACGTACACGCCGGGCCAACCGATCGCCGCCAACGGCTGGAGCCTCACGCTGGATGGCGTGCCGACGGCGGGCGACATGTTCCGCGTGGGCACCACGGGTGCCGGCTCCAGCGACAACGGCAACGCATTGGTGTTGAGCAACCTGGACGACGCCAAGGCGCTCACCAACGGCACGGTCTCGCTCAACGGCGCCATCGGTGGATTGACGACGATGGTCGGCTCGGCCGCGCGCCAGGCCGACTATGCCGCGCAGGCGCAGGAGATCCTGCACGACCAGGCGCAGTCCGCGCGCGACGCGATTTCCGGCGTCAACATCGATGAGGAAGCGGCCAACATGATCCGGTTCCAGCAGGCCTACCAGGCCGCCGCGCAGGTGATCTCCACCGCCGACAACATGTTCCAGTCCCTGATCGCGGCGGTGAGCCGATGA
- a CDS encoding chemotaxis protein has product MSQDLLDRIDQRTRLAGHNRLALLLFRLGTRQLFGVNVFKVQEVLPRPPLFTLPQLPPAFSGAADVRGRSIPVLDLAHAIGHGNTDAAEPRYLVVTEFNRSVQGFLVSAVERIVNIAVEDIHPPPEHGADQHYLTGVTRHHGELIQLIDVESVLAESAPRASDADRIAPLAASSPTAPREVLVVDDSRVARNQIRLVLEQLGLGSTLLSDGRQALEHLQQMVHNGHAPCNRYAMVISDIEMPAMDGYTLTTEIRRDPALRGLFVLLHTSLSGVFNQAMVERVGADDFVPKYSEHELAQRVAARVNALS; this is encoded by the coding sequence ATGAGTCAGGACCTGCTCGATCGCATCGACCAACGCACCCGCCTGGCCGGCCACAACCGGCTGGCGCTGCTGCTGTTCCGGCTGGGGACGCGTCAGCTTTTTGGCGTGAATGTGTTCAAGGTGCAGGAGGTCCTGCCGCGGCCGCCGCTGTTCACGTTGCCGCAACTGCCGCCCGCGTTCAGCGGTGCGGCCGACGTGCGCGGGCGCAGCATTCCGGTGCTCGACCTCGCCCACGCCATCGGCCACGGCAACACCGACGCCGCCGAGCCCCGCTACCTGGTGGTCACCGAGTTCAACCGCTCGGTGCAGGGCTTCCTGGTGTCCGCGGTGGAGCGCATCGTCAACATCGCCGTGGAAGACATCCACCCGCCGCCGGAACACGGCGCCGACCAGCACTACCTGACCGGCGTCACCCGCCACCACGGCGAGTTGATCCAGCTGATCGACGTGGAAAGCGTGCTGGCCGAGTCGGCCCCGCGCGCCAGCGACGCCGATCGCATCGCGCCGCTCGCCGCCTCCAGCCCCACCGCGCCGCGCGAGGTGCTGGTGGTGGACGACTCGCGCGTGGCGCGCAACCAGATCCGCCTGGTGCTGGAACAGCTCGGCCTGGGCTCGACCCTGCTGTCCGACGGCCGCCAGGCGCTGGAACACCTGCAACAGATGGTCCACAACGGCCACGCGCCCTGCAACCGCTACGCCATGGTCATTTCCGACATCGAGATGCCGGCCATGGACGGCTACACCCTGACGACGGAAATCCGACGCGATCCGGCCCTGCGCGGGCTGTTCGTGCTGCTGCACACCTCGCTGTCGGGCGTGTTCAACCAGGCGATGGTCGAGCGCGTGGGCGCGGACGACTTCGTGCCCAAGTACTCCGAACACGAGCTGGCACAGCGCGTGGCGGCGCGGGTGAACGCGCTGTCGTAG
- the flgJ gene encoding flagellar assembly peptidoglycan hydrolase FlgJ: MRLPASLAVPLSTTESSRPDRARLEHAAQQLEAQFAQMLMKSMRSASFGDPLMGDNSTYRDMYDQQLSRELAKGRGLGLAPVIVRQLERSTSGAQTLPVAPQGGYPLDATSSPGALPLAPSSDGVSMPAMSLPAAPATPTTAQVECDPNAPLDCSSPEAFVRSVWPHAQRTAKELGVSPKALVAQAALETGWGRRLAKNGSEATSHNLFGIKAGSRWGGQRVNASTHEYVDGQRRSERADFRAYGSVGESFNDYARLLDNPRYAQARAAGHDTRRFAQALQSAGYATDPAYAAKINAIAEGATLNRALAALDGGTARG; the protein is encoded by the coding sequence ATGCGCCTGCCCGCCTCCCTCGCTGTGCCGCTCTCGACGACGGAATCCTCCCGTCCCGACCGCGCGCGCCTGGAGCACGCGGCGCAACAGCTGGAAGCGCAGTTCGCGCAGATGCTGATGAAGTCCATGCGCAGCGCCAGCTTCGGCGACCCGCTGATGGGCGACAACTCCACCTACCGCGACATGTACGACCAGCAGCTCTCGCGCGAGCTGGCCAAGGGTCGCGGCCTGGGCCTGGCGCCGGTGATCGTGCGCCAGCTCGAACGCAGTACCTCCGGCGCGCAGACGTTGCCGGTCGCGCCGCAGGGCGGTTATCCGCTGGACGCGACGAGCTCGCCCGGCGCGTTGCCGCTCGCGCCCAGCAGCGACGGCGTGTCGATGCCGGCGATGTCGCTGCCGGCCGCGCCCGCCACGCCGACGACGGCGCAGGTCGAATGCGACCCCAATGCGCCGCTGGATTGCAGCAGCCCGGAGGCCTTCGTGCGTTCGGTTTGGCCGCACGCGCAGCGCACCGCGAAGGAACTGGGCGTCTCGCCCAAGGCCCTGGTCGCACAGGCGGCTTTGGAAACGGGCTGGGGCCGGCGCCTGGCGAAGAACGGCAGTGAGGCGACGTCGCACAACCTGTTCGGCATCAAGGCCGGTTCGCGCTGGGGTGGCCAGCGCGTGAACGCCTCCACGCACGAATACGTCGACGGTCAGCGCCGCAGCGAGCGCGCCGATTTCCGCGCCTACGGGTCGGTCGGCGAAAGCTTCAACGACTACGCGCGCCTGCTCGACAACCCGCGCTATGCGCAGGCCCGCGCGGCCGGACACGACACCCGGCGTTTCGCCCAGGCGCTGCAGAGCGCCGGCTACGCCACCGACCCCGCCTACGCCGCGAAGATCAACGCGATCGCGGAAGGCGCCACGCTCAACCGTGCACTGGCCGCGCTCGACGGCGGCACCGCGCGCGGCTGA
- the flgG gene encoding flagellar basal-body rod protein FlgG, with amino-acid sequence MTQALWIAKTGLDAQQTRMAVISNNLANTNTTGFKRDRAEFQDLLYQTLRQPGGATSEQTQLPTGLSTGTGVRVAATAKEFSQGSLSVTGGALDVGIDGRGFFEVLMPDGSTAYTRDGNFKRSPQGELVTSSGYPVQPGIQFPEGTQSVTIGADGTVSVKVQGQAEDVQVGALTLADFVNPQGLQAIGGNLFVETGASGPAQTGAPGTNGVGQLAQGQLEGSNVNTVEELVSMIETQRAYETNAKAISTVDSMLGFLNNNL; translated from the coding sequence ATGACCCAGGCTCTATGGATCGCCAAGACCGGCCTCGACGCGCAGCAGACGCGCATGGCGGTGATCTCGAACAACCTCGCCAACACCAACACCACGGGCTTCAAGCGCGACCGCGCGGAATTCCAGGACCTGCTCTACCAGACCCTGCGCCAGCCCGGCGGCGCCACCTCCGAACAGACGCAGCTGCCCACCGGTCTGTCGACCGGCACCGGCGTGCGCGTGGCGGCGACGGCGAAGGAGTTCTCGCAGGGCAGCCTGTCGGTCACCGGCGGCGCGCTGGACGTGGGCATCGACGGCCGCGGCTTCTTCGAAGTGCTGATGCCCGACGGCAGCACCGCCTACACGCGCGACGGCAATTTCAAGCGCAGCCCGCAGGGCGAGCTGGTGACCAGCTCCGGCTATCCGGTGCAGCCGGGCATCCAGTTCCCCGAAGGCACGCAGAGCGTGACCATCGGCGCCGACGGCACCGTATCGGTGAAGGTGCAGGGCCAGGCCGAAGACGTGCAGGTCGGCGCGCTGACGCTGGCCGACTTCGTCAACCCGCAGGGCCTGCAGGCCATCGGCGGCAACCTGTTCGTCGAGACCGGCGCCAGCGGCCCGGCGCAGACCGGCGCTCCGGGCACCAACGGCGTGGGCCAGCTCGCGCAGGGCCAGCTGGAAGGTTCCAACGTCAACACGGTGGAAGAGCTGGTGTCGATGATCGAGACGCAGCGCGCGTACGAGACCAACGCCAAGGCGATCTCGACCGTCGACTCGATGCTCGGCTTCCTCAACAACAATCTGTGA